From a region of the Neobacillus niacini genome:
- a CDS encoding basic amino acid ABC transporter substrate-binding protein codes for MKKAKYLVTFLVMAFMLFLTACGTSETSGNGSDSSNEKKTLRVVTDAAYAPFEYQDKGEIVGFDIDLIKAVAKEAGYEIDIAHTGWDPIFVELEKKIADIGISSITINDDRKKTYDFSVPYFLSTNKIMVPEGSPIKSAEDLKDKTVAVQNATTGQEAVEGLLGKNSDQIKKFENNNLAIMELKAGGADAVVADNTVIEEYAKNNPNDKFVIIEDKDAFAQEFYGLMFSKGSKIKADFDKALNEVFDNGTYAKIYNKWFKVDPDVQLLKDQQ; via the coding sequence ATGAAGAAGGCAAAATATTTAGTAACGTTTTTGGTTATGGCTTTTATGTTATTTCTGACGGCATGTGGTACGAGTGAAACAAGTGGGAATGGATCGGATTCTAGTAATGAAAAGAAAACTCTCCGTGTTGTAACTGACGCAGCGTATGCACCATTTGAGTACCAGGATAAGGGTGAAATTGTAGGATTTGATATTGATTTAATTAAAGCAGTAGCGAAAGAAGCAGGATACGAAATTGATATTGCTCACACAGGCTGGGATCCAATATTCGTTGAATTAGAGAAGAAAATTGCCGATATTGGGATTTCGTCGATTACCATAAATGATGATAGAAAGAAAACATATGATTTTTCTGTACCATACTTCTTATCTACAAATAAGATAATGGTTCCAGAGGGCAGTCCTATCAAAAGTGCAGAAGATTTGAAGGATAAAACTGTTGCTGTTCAAAATGCAACAACTGGGCAGGAAGCGGTTGAAGGACTGCTTGGCAAAAACAGCGACCAAATTAAAAAGTTTGAAAACAACAACTTAGCAATTATGGAGCTTAAGGCTGGAGGAGCAGACGCAGTTGTTGCGGATAACACAGTAATTGAGGAATACGCAAAAAATAATCCAAATGATAAATTTGTCATCATTGAAGATAAGGACGCATTTGCCCAAGAGTTTTACGGATTAATGTTTTCGAAGGGAAGTAAGATAAAAGCTGATTTTGATAAAGCTCTAAACGAAGTGTTTGATAATGGAACATATGCAAAAATCTACAATAAATGGTTTAAGGTAGATCCAGACGTACAATTGCTGAAAGACCAACAATAA
- a CDS encoding Fur-regulated basic protein FbpA, translated as MTNQLRKGVETLKLFYINRLIESGLYNASDDDLHSLTLSELQTIFKKTFPKKAN; from the coding sequence ATGACAAATCAATTGCGTAAAGGAGTCGAAACACTTAAACTATTTTACATTAATAGATTAATTGAGTCTGGTCTTTATAACGCTTCTGACGATGATCTACATTCCCTCACATTAAGTGAACTACAAACTATTTTCAAAAAGACATTCCCCAAAAAAGCAAACTAA
- a CDS encoding MerR family transcriptional regulator produces the protein MANDSSYKDKKVITIGIVRDLTGLSERQIRYYEERKLIFPERSSGGSRKYSFADVELLVEIANKIEDGVQTHEIRKEMLRAQKKQNQNDVTRKMIQGQLNAQFGLRKGPSS, from the coding sequence ATGGCGAATGATTCTTCTTATAAAGATAAAAAAGTGATAACAATTGGGATTGTAAGAGACCTAACCGGTCTTTCAGAGCGGCAAATACGCTATTATGAGGAACGAAAGTTAATTTTCCCCGAAAGATCCTCTGGCGGGAGCAGAAAATATTCCTTTGCAGACGTTGAGTTATTAGTGGAAATTGCCAACAAGATTGAAGATGGTGTTCAAACTCATGAAATTAGAAAAGAAATGCTTCGAGCTCAGAAAAAGCAAAATCAGAATGATGTTACACGAAAGATGATACAAGGACAATTGAATGCACAATTCGGTTTACGAAAAGGACCATCTTCTTAA